One genomic region from Chloroherpetonaceae bacterium encodes:
- a CDS encoding TonB-dependent receptor gives MFSVKRFKFFFSATVAFLLAIYPVTSFGQEAYFTLRGKVLSTESKEPISGVVIRLEKTQYGAITKNDGTYLMTGIPSGSYIISATIIGYEKAEFLIEVKDENVTRNFELKESDVTTAEIQVVADEERQKKEDVRTSVYKLKPREIKAIAGGVEDLLRTLQSVPGVLAQNDFSSQLIVRGSGPDQNLMLIDDIEVFNPYRLYGTISMFNPETISDVNLITGGFPARYGDRLSAVLDVTNRDGTRDVGFTSLINANVTDANIVSEGKAPFGLNGSWIVSARRTYYDLIVGPILKSTGLVDRETAFPNFTDFQSKIAFQINDEHRLQFTTLLSRDAVNVITAARTNERPDSSAVTNQTDNNTLGASWHYRPNENVFNRFVVSWYSNTGETSFGGVFVDRFNYRGDFYRSLEDCTFVNPNSLANQSLESNSSFNFIKTSFRDEISIRSNRHFIESGVGLDVLTTKLSFFISANERLRAIFRAIQSNGRVGALPFDTTLIQARTYFRSNAYIQDRWEVIPERLYIQPGIRLDYYEINNRFYLSPRFNFSYSISEATTLRGAWGLYFQSPGYEKLIDQNQFFDLSQTNDFIRSLRAEQAVHYVLGIDHWLDDKWQFKSEIYYKDLSQLLVQTKTPSQVYSATFLGGNAYDERNWRIDSTAGFQLSPTPVNDGVGAAYGIEFMLAKRKKSGDDKFSGWITYSLAFANRNRDAITIPFNFDQRHTINVVSDYRFNESWNIGARWRFGSGFPITNPLGIQPRLLVDSLGAVSIDVDQLEAGRRVLFNIQFGGEENLNQGRLPTYQRLDVRITYSTEFWGASWQFYLDIINLYNQTNVIGYRNRAPEQIDVPIGARPEPIRTETGMLPIVPTFGISAVF, from the coding sequence ATGTTCAGTGTGAAGCGATTTAAGTTTTTCTTCTCCGCTACGGTAGCATTTCTTCTTGCTATTTACCCTGTTACTTCCTTTGGTCAAGAAGCATATTTCACTTTGAGAGGAAAGGTTTTGAGTACTGAATCCAAGGAGCCGATTTCCGGTGTTGTAATCCGATTGGAAAAAACGCAGTACGGGGCAATTACCAAAAACGACGGGACTTATTTGATGACAGGGATTCCGAGTGGAAGTTATATCATCTCCGCAACAATCATTGGTTATGAAAAAGCGGAATTTCTGATTGAAGTCAAAGACGAAAATGTCACACGCAACTTTGAATTAAAAGAAAGTGATGTTACCACAGCCGAAATTCAAGTTGTGGCTGATGAAGAAAGGCAAAAGAAAGAAGATGTTCGAACAAGCGTTTACAAACTCAAACCCCGTGAGATCAAAGCCATTGCCGGCGGAGTTGAAGATTTGCTCCGAACCCTTCAATCGGTACCCGGAGTTCTCGCTCAAAATGACTTCTCGTCTCAATTGATTGTTCGTGGCTCCGGCCCGGATCAAAACCTTATGCTTATCGACGACATCGAGGTTTTTAATCCGTACCGGCTTTATGGGACAATCAGTATGTTCAATCCAGAAACCATCTCTGATGTCAATCTAATTACCGGCGGCTTTCCTGCTCGTTACGGCGATCGCCTTTCTGCTGTCTTGGACGTCACAAATCGAGATGGAACAAGAGATGTCGGCTTTACCTCACTCATCAACGCCAATGTGACTGATGCAAACATCGTTTCTGAAGGTAAAGCGCCATTTGGCCTGAATGGGTCTTGGATTGTTTCAGCACGAAGGACATATTATGATCTCATAGTAGGGCCGATTCTAAAAAGTACCGGATTGGTTGACAGAGAAACGGCCTTCCCGAATTTTACCGATTTCCAGTCAAAGATTGCTTTCCAAATCAATGATGAACATCGCCTTCAATTCACGACCCTCTTAAGCCGCGATGCCGTAAATGTGATTACCGCGGCAAGAACCAACGAGCGACCGGATAGTTCAGCGGTGACAAATCAAACGGATAATAATACCTTGGGTGCATCGTGGCACTATCGGCCCAATGAAAATGTCTTTAACCGATTTGTCGTGTCTTGGTACAGCAATACCGGCGAAACCTCTTTTGGCGGAGTGTTTGTCGATCGCTTCAATTACCGCGGCGATTTCTACCGCAGCCTTGAAGATTGCACTTTTGTCAATCCAAATTCACTCGCCAATCAATCCCTTGAATCAAATTCAAGTTTTAATTTCATCAAAACCTCTTTTCGTGATGAAATATCAATTCGATCCAATCGCCATTTTATCGAATCAGGAGTTGGACTTGATGTTCTTACCACCAAACTTTCCTTTTTTATTTCGGCCAATGAGCGGCTTCGTGCCATCTTTCGTGCTATTCAATCCAATGGGAGAGTTGGAGCGTTGCCCTTCGATACCACCCTCATTCAAGCTCGAACTTACTTCAGAAGCAATGCATACATTCAAGACCGTTGGGAAGTGATTCCTGAAAGGCTCTACATTCAACCCGGTATTCGACTTGATTATTACGAAATCAATAACCGATTTTACCTCTCTCCTCGCTTTAATTTTTCTTATTCAATCAGCGAAGCCACAACCCTGCGAGGCGCTTGGGGGCTATACTTCCAATCACCGGGTTATGAAAAGTTGATTGATCAAAATCAATTTTTTGATCTCTCTCAAACCAATGATTTCATTCGCTCACTCCGTGCCGAGCAGGCCGTTCATTATGTGTTAGGTATTGATCATTGGCTTGATGACAAATGGCAATTTAAGTCGGAGATTTATTACAAAGATTTAAGCCAGCTTTTGGTTCAAACAAAAACACCGTCCCAAGTTTATTCAGCCACCTTCTTAGGAGGAAATGCCTACGACGAACGAAACTGGAGAATTGATTCAACGGCAGGGTTTCAACTTTCTCCCACTCCTGTGAATGACGGCGTTGGGGCCGCTTATGGAATTGAATTTATGCTTGCAAAGCGAAAGAAATCGGGCGACGACAAATTCAGTGGATGGATTACTTATTCATTGGCTTTTGCAAATCGAAATCGCGATGCAATCACCATACCATTTAATTTTGATCAGCGCCATACCATTAATGTCGTTTCCGATTATCGATTTAACGAATCTTGGAACATCGGTGCACGATGGCGATTTGGTTCTGGGTTTCCAATCACAAATCCCCTTGGAATTCAGCCGCGGTTACTTGTGGATAGCCTCGGTGCGGTCAGTATTGATGTTGACCAATTAGAAGCCGGAAGACGTGTGCTTTTTAACATTCAATTTGGAGGCGAGGAAAATCTTAATCAAGGGCGATTACCCACTTATCAAAGGCTTGATGTTCGAAT
- a CDS encoding alpha-amylase family glycosyl hydrolase gives MMKFLRSILSFLMLSLALPLYAQDSISVYFHYQPTATALRAFLPGEFNGWGPNTAGRIATNAVSKMDDPDFFVPFYSKTLRLREGGGTGSTPQGTGYQYKMHEQYNGDGSNWAWFSDPANPLRFSNDQNSVVIVRHPMIFQLEPGNNKVIQGTDTYLAATLAARNNDRINIDSSKIFLNGVDLGSLRPYYDSTKQFFYVSSLSSSFSGRTLLNGTNKLLVRAVTFSGAVREDSSTFSAIVATPVDEPRPAGIVEGINYINSTTVTLCLFAPYKKFVHAIGDFNNWEVQPSFLMKRDSLKADSVFYWITLTGLTPGQEYAFQYLVDGNLRIADPYTEKILDPFDDQFIPSATYPNLKAYPSGKTSFQVSVFQTNQTPYQWNVPNFQRPDKRDLVIYEMLVRDFISARNFQTLIDTLGYLQRLGVNCIELMPINEFEGNSSWGYNPSFFFAADKYYGTKNNLKRFIDTCHARGIAVVVDMVLNHQFGQSPLVRLYSSGDYGPPTDDNLWFNRIARHPFNVGYDMNHESKFTRAFVKRVNDFWLNEFKIDGFRFDLSKGFTQVNSGSNVGLWGQYDASRIAIWKRIYNEIQATAPGAYVILEHLSENQEETELANFGLMFWGKLVNNYNESTMGYHENNKSDLNWGYFANRGWSQNNLVTIIEDHDEERLMVKNIKFGAQNLSVGYSTRNLNTSLDRIKAAGAFFFTIPGPKMFWQFGELGYDFSINYPTDTENSRLAEKPIRWDYFNNVARQNLYKTYAALIKLKKENLAFREGTASMSTSGGMKRIKITHNEMNVTVIGNFLVNTSTIQPLFHNAGVWYNYMKGDSIVVSNTDTIMTLQAGEFRIYTSKKLPTPDQGIDVALSVGLDSRAIPRAFALEQNYPNPFNPSTSIRYSIPTAGEVSLKVFDILGREISTLATGRHDAGTFQVNFNAASLSTGVYFYRLTSGSFSQTRKMLLVK, from the coding sequence ATGATGAAGTTCCTTCGTTCCATTTTGAGTTTCTTGATGCTTTCGCTTGCTTTGCCGCTTTATGCTCAAGATTCTATCTCCGTTTATTTCCATTATCAACCTACGGCAACAGCTTTGAGGGCATTTCTACCGGGCGAATTCAACGGCTGGGGGCCAAATACTGCCGGAAGAATTGCAACGAACGCTGTATCGAAAATGGACGACCCTGATTTTTTTGTTCCATTCTACTCAAAAACTTTACGGTTACGAGAAGGCGGAGGAACAGGGTCAACCCCACAAGGAACCGGTTACCAATACAAAATGCATGAGCAGTATAATGGCGATGGGTCAAATTGGGCGTGGTTTAGTGATCCGGCAAATCCTCTCCGATTTAGCAACGATCAGAATTCTGTCGTTATTGTCCGCCATCCAATGATATTCCAACTTGAACCGGGAAATAATAAGGTGATTCAAGGAACGGATACTTATTTGGCGGCAACTCTTGCAGCTCGTAACAATGACCGCATCAATATTGACAGCTCTAAGATTTTCTTGAATGGGGTTGATTTGGGTTCGCTTCGCCCTTACTATGATTCGACAAAACAATTTTTTTATGTTTCATCACTTTCAAGCAGTTTTTCGGGGCGCACACTTCTTAATGGCACAAATAAACTTTTGGTGAGAGCGGTTACTTTTAGCGGTGCTGTTCGTGAAGACTCTTCTACTTTTTCTGCAATCGTTGCCACACCAGTTGATGAACCGCGTCCTGCCGGCATTGTTGAAGGTATCAATTATATCAATTCCACCACCGTCACACTTTGCCTCTTTGCACCATACAAAAAATTTGTTCATGCCATCGGCGATTTTAATAATTGGGAAGTTCAGCCGAGTTTTCTTATGAAAAGAGATTCATTAAAAGCGGACAGCGTTTTTTATTGGATTACACTTACAGGTTTGACACCGGGTCAAGAGTATGCATTTCAATATTTGGTGGATGGTAATTTGAGAATTGCAGATCCTTACACCGAAAAAATTCTCGATCCATTTGATGATCAATTTATTCCTTCTGCCACTTACCCAAATTTAAAGGCTTACCCATCAGGAAAAACATCCTTTCAAGTTTCAGTTTTCCAAACCAATCAAACGCCATATCAATGGAATGTGCCGAATTTTCAACGTCCCGATAAGCGCGACTTGGTGATTTATGAAATGCTTGTTCGTGACTTTATTTCTGCACGAAACTTTCAAACCTTGATTGATACCTTAGGTTACCTTCAGCGCTTAGGGGTGAATTGTATTGAATTGATGCCAATCAATGAATTCGAAGGCAATAGCAGTTGGGGCTATAACCCGTCTTTCTTTTTTGCAGCGGATAAATACTACGGTACCAAAAATAACTTGAAGAGATTTATCGATACCTGCCACGCAAGGGGCATTGCCGTTGTGGTGGATATGGTGCTGAATCATCAATTTGGACAGTCACCTTTGGTGCGGCTTTATTCTTCAGGCGACTACGGTCCACCTACCGATGACAATCTTTGGTTTAACCGCATCGCACGCCATCCCTTTAATGTTGGCTACGATATGAATCACGAAAGCAAATTCACACGCGCTTTTGTAAAACGCGTCAATGATTTTTGGCTGAATGAATTTAAGATCGATGGATTCCGATTTGACTTATCAAAAGGATTCACGCAAGTCAATTCAGGAAGCAATGTTGGGCTTTGGGGACAATACGATGCATCGCGAATCGCGATATGGAAGCGTATTTATAATGAGATTCAAGCCACAGCGCCGGGGGCTTATGTGATTTTGGAACATCTTTCTGAAAATCAAGAAGAAACCGAGCTCGCCAATTTTGGGCTGATGTTTTGGGGCAAGTTGGTTAATAATTACAACGAATCCACAATGGGTTATCACGAAAACAATAAATCTGATTTGAATTGGGGTTACTTTGCCAATCGCGGTTGGTCACAAAATAATTTAGTGACGATTATTGAGGATCACGATGAAGAGCGGTTAATGGTTAAGAATATCAAATTCGGTGCGCAAAATCTATCCGTTGGTTACAGCACGAGGAATCTCAATACTTCACTCGATCGCATCAAAGCCGCAGGTGCGTTTTTCTTCACAATTCCCGGCCCAAAGATGTTTTGGCAATTCGGTGAACTTGGTTATGACTTTTCTATCAATTATCCCACTGATACCGAGAATTCACGCCTTGCAGAGAAACCAATTCGGTGGGACTACTTCAATAATGTTGCTCGCCAAAATCTTTACAAAACCTACGCTGCTTTGATTAAACTGAAGAAGGAAAACCTTGCTTTTCGTGAAGGCACGGCTTCAATGTCAACTTCAGGCGGAATGAAGCGAATCAAGATTACTCATAACGAGATGAATGTCACGGTGATTGGTAATTTCCTTGTGAATACAAGTACAATTCAACCGCTTTTTCACAATGCGGGTGTATGGTATAATTATATGAAAGGCGATAGCATTGTCGTTTCAAACACAGATACCATCATGACATTGCAGGCCGGAGAATTTAGAATCTATACCTCGAAAAAATTACCAACACCGGATCAAGGAATTGATGTGGCATTGAGTGTCGGTTTGGATTCTCGTGCAATACCACGTGCGTTTGCACTTGAGCAAAATTATCCGAACCCATTCAACCCCTCGACATCAATTCGCTATTCGATTCCGACCGCTGGAGAAGTTAGCCTGAAAGTCTTCGATATTTTGGGAAGAGAAATTTCCACATTAGCCACAGGACGCCACGATGCAGGAACATTTCAAGTCAATTTTAATGCGGCATCACTTTCCACGGGGGTTTATTTCTACCGCCTTACTTCGGGTTCGTTTTCTCAAACACGAAAAATGTTATTGGTGAAATAA
- the hemF gene encoding oxygen-dependent coproporphyrinogen oxidase: MFKHRVQAYLEGLQNHITSTFEAADGKARFQEESWVHKNGGGGKTRVIENGAVFEKGGVNFSAVSGVLPQKMADKMRTSATPFFATGVSVVIHPFSPMIPTVHCNFRYFEQYDDNGNVTTSWFGGGADLTPYYPFLEDVQHFHRILKLACDPYGESLYSTYKSHCDDYFYLPHRKETRGVGGIFFDYLKENPEQTFQFIQSCGNAFSEAYLPIVEKRQHEPFGDSEKHFQFLRRGRYVEFNLVYDRGTLFGLETEGRTESILMSLPPFAAWGYNYSPAVGSREAILYKFLKPHDWLNINDI; encoded by the coding sequence ATGTTTAAACATCGGGTTCAAGCCTATTTAGAAGGTCTTCAAAATCATATCACATCTACTTTTGAAGCGGCTGATGGAAAGGCTCGATTTCAGGAAGAATCGTGGGTACATAAAAACGGCGGCGGCGGAAAAACCCGTGTCATTGAAAATGGCGCTGTTTTTGAAAAAGGCGGGGTTAATTTTTCGGCCGTTTCTGGTGTTTTACCACAAAAGATGGCAGATAAAATGAGAACATCGGCCACCCCTTTTTTTGCAACGGGTGTTTCTGTCGTGATTCATCCGTTCAGCCCAATGATTCCAACGGTTCATTGTAATTTTCGATATTTTGAACAGTATGATGATAATGGCAATGTCACGACTTCTTGGTTCGGTGGTGGTGCTGATTTAACACCATATTATCCCTTCTTGGAAGATGTTCAGCACTTTCACCGCATTTTGAAATTGGCTTGTGACCCGTATGGCGAATCGTTATACTCGACTTATAAATCTCATTGCGATGACTATTTTTATCTTCCTCATCGTAAAGAAACGCGTGGCGTTGGGGGAATATTCTTCGACTATTTGAAAGAAAATCCCGAACAAACCTTTCAATTTATTCAATCGTGTGGAAATGCCTTTTCAGAGGCTTACCTGCCGATTGTTGAAAAAAGACAGCATGAACCATTTGGAGATTCGGAAAAGCATTTCCAATTTTTGCGCCGTGGAAGGTATGTGGAGTTTAACTTGGTGTATGACCGAGGCACCCTTTTTGGACTGGAAACAGAGGGACGAACTGAATCGATTTTAATGTCTTTACCACCATTTGCCGCTTGGGGTTATAATTATTCGCCGGCTGTAGGGTCGCGAGAAGCTATTTTGTATAAATTTCTAAAACCACACGATTGGTTAAATATCAATGATATTTGA
- a CDS encoding BatD family protein gives MIHHRFDIASIRASILLLIFLSLPNLLYAQVSVKATVDNPNLVLGEPFSYTVEVQGNANFNEVQLGKTQVFEVMQGRVSQSSSFSIVNGRVSQSKSLSYLLIPRKEGRQTIPAATVDIGGTTYTSNSIDVVVSKGAAQAPAQNKGGKGNEPTLAADQAFIRPLVSKTKLFVGEAALVTYKLYFRINIIKYEQTQDIKPDGFWIEKFDLGNNSPSTTEYYNGAVYRVAVINKMIVFPTRAGALEISPYSATCEVLQRDLNFNRGVVPQNLFQFFNSMGSTSTIPIKVYSPSIKFTVSPTPEPKPLSFNGAVGKYNFTATMSKTQVKVGEPVTFKIAIEGEGNIPTLSDIAIPFPSSFEAYPPDVKQKKETTTGSLIGSRTQEVVVVPRSEGHFDLGELEFSYFNPSKKSYITLKSNRFELDVLPDPNAVFSTTSPFASATGEINFIKPNSETLTRIGKPIYLSFWFFGLLLLPLIAYIGVGIIQKRDEKLQTDVAFARSFKASPEAKKRLKAALDFKNKGDQKGFFGELEHALIKYIGDRFNTDTFAFTNTERRAFLESKGIDSELIEKCISTLDMAAEIRYAPEGMVKADLDDYYDRTSIVITELSKKK, from the coding sequence ATGATTCACCATCGCTTTGATATCGCCTCTATTCGAGCCTCAATTCTGTTGCTCATTTTTTTATCGTTACCAAACTTGCTATATGCACAGGTTAGTGTAAAGGCAACTGTTGATAATCCGAATCTTGTTTTAGGTGAACCGTTCAGTTACACTGTTGAAGTTCAAGGGAATGCGAATTTTAATGAGGTTCAATTAGGGAAAACGCAAGTCTTCGAAGTGATGCAAGGTCGCGTTTCGCAATCCTCGAGCTTTAGCATCGTTAACGGGCGGGTTTCACAATCAAAGTCGCTTTCATATCTCCTTATCCCAAGAAAGGAAGGGAGACAAACCATCCCTGCAGCTACGGTCGATATCGGCGGCACAACATACACCAGCAACTCAATTGATGTTGTGGTTTCTAAAGGCGCTGCTCAAGCTCCGGCTCAAAACAAAGGCGGAAAGGGGAACGAGCCGACTTTAGCCGCTGATCAAGCTTTTATTAGGCCCTTGGTAAGTAAAACAAAACTTTTTGTTGGCGAAGCCGCGCTAGTGACTTACAAATTATATTTTAGAATCAACATCATTAAGTATGAACAAACGCAAGACATCAAGCCTGATGGTTTTTGGATTGAAAAATTTGATTTAGGAAACAACTCACCAAGTACCACAGAGTATTACAACGGCGCAGTTTATCGCGTAGCAGTGATAAATAAAATGATTGTATTTCCAACGCGAGCCGGAGCTCTTGAAATTTCTCCTTATTCTGCAACCTGTGAAGTTTTGCAACGTGATTTGAATTTTAACCGTGGGGTTGTACCTCAAAATTTATTCCAGTTCTTTAATTCAATGGGTTCAACTTCCACAATCCCGATTAAAGTGTACTCACCCTCAATAAAATTTACAGTATCGCCGACGCCTGAGCCAAAACCGCTTTCTTTTAACGGCGCGGTTGGGAAGTACAATTTCACCGCTACTATGAGCAAAACTCAAGTCAAAGTTGGTGAACCGGTGACATTCAAAATTGCCATCGAAGGGGAAGGAAATATCCCCACTTTAAGCGATATCGCGATTCCCTTTCCTTCTTCATTCGAAGCCTACCCGCCCGATGTTAAACAAAAGAAAGAAACTACTACGGGCTCCCTAATTGGATCTCGAACACAAGAAGTTGTGGTGGTTCCTCGCTCTGAAGGTCATTTTGATTTGGGTGAGCTCGAATTTTCTTACTTCAATCCTTCAAAGAAAAGTTATATCACCTTAAAGTCGAATCGTTTTGAACTTGATGTTCTTCCCGACCCAAATGCCGTTTTTTCAACGACTTCCCCATTTGCTTCCGCAACCGGTGAAATCAATTTTATCAAACCAAACTCTGAAACACTCACGCGTATTGGAAAACCAATTTATCTGAGTTTTTGGTTCTTTGGACTTTTGCTTCTGCCTCTCATTGCTTACATCGGGGTTGGAATTATTCAAAAGCGAGATGAAAAACTTCAAACTGATGTCGCTTTTGCGCGAAGTTTTAAGGCATCTCCAGAGGCAAAGAAGCGTTTGAAAGCGGCTTTGGATTTTAAAAACAAGGGCGATCAAAAAGGATTTTTTGGTGAATTGGAGCATGCTCTCATTAAATACATTGGCGATCGTTTCAATACAGATACCTTCGCCTTCACAAATACCGAACGGCGTGCCTTTTTGGAATCAAAAGGTATTGATTCGGAGTTAATTGAAAAATGTATTTCTACACTTGATATGGCTGCGGAAATTCGGTATGCGCCTGAAGGAATGGTCAAAGCCGATCTTGATGATTATTACGATAGAACCTCAATTGTCATTACTGAACTCTCTAAGAAAAAGTAA
- a CDS encoding nucleoside deaminase, translated as MIDHSWEKFMRQALREAEKASEKGETPVGAIILDSNGFPVGKGYNQVEMLLDATAHAEMIALTAAMNTMQSKYLQDCTLVVTMEPCPMCAGALVLSKIGRIVFGAYDSKMGACGTIFNITDSAKTNHRIESIGGILEGECKTALQNFFITKRMKN; from the coding sequence ATGATTGATCACTCTTGGGAAAAGTTTATGCGTCAAGCCTTGCGTGAAGCCGAAAAGGCATCCGAAAAAGGTGAAACCCCGGTTGGTGCTATCATTTTGGATTCTAACGGATTTCCAGTCGGGAAGGGATATAATCAAGTGGAAATGCTGCTCGATGCCACGGCGCACGCCGAGATGATTGCTCTCACGGCTGCAATGAATACGATGCAATCAAAGTATTTACAAGACTGTACGCTGGTGGTAACGATGGAGCCTTGCCCTATGTGCGCAGGTGCTTTGGTACTGTCTAAAATCGGCAGAATTGTCTTTGGTGCATACGATTCAAAAATGGGCGCGTGTGGCACCATTTTTAATATTACCGATTCCGCAAAAACCAATCATCGCATTGAATCTATCGGTGGAATTTTAGAGGGTGAATGCAAAACGGCGTTACAGAATTTTTTCATCACAAAGCGGATGAAAAACTAA
- the sdaAA gene encoding L-serine ammonia-lyase, iron-sulfur-dependent, subunit alpha — protein sequence MMEFNYLSDIAAYCEKENKTLSEAMCDYEMHHKRLTKEEVYDHLEKVLKVMEDSVEQGLTQMMITKSGMLNNWAKSVYEAKKTVLSFPLQQAVARALAVSEVNACMGKIVAAPTAGSSGIIPAALVTLMKEHQMSREMMIEALLVSAAIGLIFAKNSSFAGSEAGCMGETGSAAAMAAASIAYSFGADTETCFEAAAIALKGSMGLVCDPVAGLVEEPCAIRNAIGVANAFTSAQIALAGVKGLIPPDEVILATKEVGDLMSPRLKESALGGLANTKTAREIQKRVFK from the coding sequence ATGATGGAATTTAATTATCTCTCCGATATCGCCGCCTATTGTGAAAAGGAGAATAAAACGCTTTCAGAAGCAATGTGCGACTACGAAATGCATCATAAGCGTTTGACGAAAGAAGAAGTATATGATCATCTTGAAAAGGTATTGAAAGTAATGGAAGACTCGGTTGAGCAAGGGCTTACGCAAATGATGATTACAAAAAGCGGAATGCTAAACAACTGGGCAAAGTCGGTTTATGAGGCTAAAAAAACCGTTCTTTCTTTTCCGCTGCAACAGGCAGTCGCGCGAGCACTCGCTGTAAGTGAGGTCAATGCTTGTATGGGGAAGATTGTTGCAGCACCAACGGCAGGCTCTTCAGGAATTATCCCCGCTGCACTTGTGACATTAATGAAAGAGCATCAGATGAGTAGAGAAATGATGATTGAAGCGCTGCTTGTCAGTGCTGCAATCGGACTCATATTTGCAAAAAATTCTTCATTTGCCGGTAGCGAAGCCGGCTGTATGGGCGAAACAGGAAGCGCCGCAGCGATGGCTGCGGCCTCTATTGCGTACTCTTTTGGCGCTGATACAGAAACCTGTTTCGAAGCTGCAGCAATCGCTTTGAAGGGTTCTATGGGTTTGGTTTGCGACCCTGTGGCAGGGCTTGTAGAAGAACCTTGCGCTATTCGAAATGCAATCGGTGTGGCAAATGCCTTCACTTCGGCACAAATTGCGCTTGCGGGTGTAAAAGGTCTAATCCCGCCCGATGAAGTGATTTTGGCGACAAAAGAGGTTGGCGATTTAATGTCTCCCCGCTTGAAAGAATCGGCACTCGGTGGGTTAGCCAATACAAAGACAGCAAGAGAGATTCAAAAGAGGGTTTTTAAATGA
- a CDS encoding 3-deoxy-D-manno-octulosonate 8-phosphate phosphatase, translating into MPVSPSSVNLQEKYKNALNKIRVILLVADGVLTDGTISYTESGDEIKSFHVRDGFAIRVALEKGFKVIVISERVSKAVRKRLIELGVTDIYLGIRNKLETYHELKYLNHFSDEECLYIGDELSDIPIMKEAGFCVCPVGSPQYLRDRVAYVTAAEGGRGSIREAIELVLTEQGKWVNE; encoded by the coding sequence ATGCCTGTCTCACCGTCATCGGTGAATCTTCAAGAGAAATATAAAAATGCGTTGAATAAAATCCGGGTCATTTTACTGGTGGCGGATGGTGTTTTAACGGATGGCACGATTTCATACACCGAATCGGGCGATGAAATCAAATCATTTCATGTTCGTGATGGCTTCGCGATTCGAGTAGCACTTGAAAAGGGGTTTAAGGTCATCGTGATTTCTGAACGTGTCTCCAAGGCTGTTCGCAAACGTTTAATTGAACTTGGCGTGACGGATATTTATTTAGGGATTCGAAATAAATTAGAAACCTATCATGAATTAAAATATCTGAATCATTTTTCGGATGAAGAGTGTTTATATATCGGTGATGAACTCTCTGATATCCCGATTATGAAAGAGGCCGGATTTTGTGTTTGCCCGGTTGGCTCACCTCAATACCTGAGAGACCGCGTGGCCTATGTCACCGCAGCCGAAGGTGGAAGAGGTTCGATTCGTGAAGCAATTGAGCTTGTGCTTACCGAACAAGGAAAATGGGTGAATGAATAA